The Bacteroidota bacterium genome contains a region encoding:
- a CDS encoding Fic family protein: protein MKTFPTIIKEARVAKNMTMMEAAHKLEMDQGLLSKIESGKRLASRPQVNKLVKLFGLNEKEVIAQYISDKILAEYGEDPYFLDGLLVAEQRTGYGKKEEEMKTTGPDPEIRLLLDKIDMLKAEWETIKPLSKAQLHNLGEYFDIAYTYESNRIEGNTLTMQETALVVNKGITIGGRSMREHLEAINHQHAIDYIKDIIRSKYKFDERLVKDIHSLVLRGIDNENAGRYRNVNVRISGSRHVPSEYYKLPELMHGYFSYYKRSKKMHPVLLAANMHEKLVTIHPFIDGNGRTARLIMNLILLQNGYTIAIIPGDNKSRFAYYDALEKVQTQKGSTAYILFIARQVKNSLMEFIKAVKGKR, encoded by the coding sequence ATGAAAACCTTTCCCACAATAATTAAAGAAGCACGTGTAGCCAAAAACATGACCATGATGGAAGCGGCCCATAAGCTTGAAATGGATCAGGGTTTATTGTCGAAGATCGAAAGTGGCAAAAGGCTGGCAAGCAGGCCACAGGTAAATAAACTGGTGAAACTATTTGGCTTAAACGAAAAAGAAGTGATCGCTCAATACATAAGCGATAAAATATTAGCTGAATATGGTGAGGATCCTTATTTTCTGGATGGATTACTGGTAGCTGAGCAAAGGACAGGCTACGGCAAAAAAGAAGAAGAAATGAAAACAACGGGACCAGATCCCGAAATCAGGCTGCTGTTGGATAAGATTGATATGCTGAAAGCGGAATGGGAAACCATTAAACCGCTTTCAAAAGCACAATTGCACAACCTGGGAGAGTACTTTGATATTGCATATACCTATGAAAGTAACCGCATAGAAGGAAATACCCTTACCATGCAGGAAACCGCCCTCGTGGTGAACAAAGGCATAACCATTGGCGGACGTTCCATGCGTGAACACCTGGAAGCCATTAATCACCAACATGCGATCGATTACATAAAAGACATCATACGTTCAAAATATAAATTTGATGAACGGTTGGTAAAAGATATTCACTCACTTGTTCTAAGGGGGATTGACAATGAGAATGCCGGCAGATACCGCAATGTGAATGTGCGCATATCCGGCAGCCGGCATGTGCCATCCGAATATTATAAGCTGCCTGAATTGATGCATGGCTATTTTAGTTATTATAAACGGTCAAAAAAAATGCACCCCGTATTACTGGCCGCTAACATGCATGAAAAGCTCGTTACCATTCATCCCTTTATTGATGGAAATGGCCGTACAGCGCGACTTATAATGAATTTGATCTTATTGCAAAATGGCTACACAATCGCCATTATACCGGGTGACAATAAAAGCCGTTTTGCATATTATGATGCGCTTGAGAAAGTTCA